A genomic region of Noviherbaspirillum sp. L7-7A contains the following coding sequences:
- the cobA gene encoding uroporphyrinogen-III C-methyltransferase, protein MSATATLKTTSTGKVFLVGAGPGDPDLLTIKAVKAIAAADVVLLDDLVNREVLQHARPDVRIVEVGKRGGCQSTPQEFIERLMVAEARAGHCVVRLKGGDPFIFGRGGEECATLRAAGIEVEVVNGISSGLAAPSAIGVPLTHRAYSQGAIFITGHGKTEHDNPDWATLARLDLTLVIYMGVARCAEIQAALLAGGKPADTPVAVVHSATGAAQAQLITTLGALPQALAASGLGSPSIIVIGDVVRCAAGAGAVLPESLAA, encoded by the coding sequence ATGAGCGCAACAGCAACATTGAAGACAACTAGCACGGGCAAGGTATTTCTGGTCGGCGCCGGCCCCGGCGACCCGGACCTGCTGACCATCAAGGCCGTCAAGGCCATCGCGGCAGCCGATGTAGTGCTGCTGGACGACCTCGTCAATCGCGAGGTGCTGCAGCATGCGCGGCCGGATGTGCGCATCGTGGAAGTCGGCAAGCGCGGCGGCTGCCAGTCCACGCCACAGGAATTCATCGAGCGGCTGATGGTGGCCGAAGCGCGCGCCGGCCACTGCGTGGTGCGGCTGAAGGGGGGCGACCCGTTCATCTTCGGCCGCGGCGGCGAGGAATGCGCCACGCTGCGCGCCGCCGGCATCGAGGTCGAGGTCGTCAACGGCATCAGCAGCGGACTGGCCGCGCCCTCGGCCATCGGCGTGCCGCTGACGCACCGCGCCTACAGCCAGGGCGCCATCTTCATCACCGGCCATGGCAAGACCGAGCACGACAACCCAGACTGGGCCACGCTGGCCCGGCTCGACCTGACGCTGGTGATCTATATGGGCGTGGCGCGCTGCGCCGAGATCCAGGCAGCCCTGCTGGCTGGCGGCAAGCCCGCCGATACGCCGGTGGCGGTGGTGCACTCGGCCACCGGCGCCGCGCAGGCCCAACTCATCACCACGCTGGGCGCGCTGCCGCAAGCGCTTGCGGCTTCCGGCCTGGGCAGCCCGAGCATCATCGTCATCGGCGACGTGGTGCGCTGCGCCGCCGGTGCCGGTGCCGTGCTGCCGGAATCGCTCGCGGCCTGA
- the rpsU gene encoding 30S ribosomal protein S21 translates to MTTIRLKENEPFEVAMRRFKRTIEKTGLLTELRAREFYEKPTAERKRKLAAAVKRHYKRIRSQQLPKKLY, encoded by the coding sequence ATGACCACTATTCGCCTTAAAGAAAACGAGCCGTTCGAAGTCGCTATGCGTCGCTTCAAGCGCACCATTGAGAAAACCGGCCTGTTGACCGAATTGCGGGCGCGCGAGTTTTATGAGAAGCCGACCGCTGAGCGCAAGCGCAAGCTCGCGGCTGCCGTGAAGCGCCACTACAAGCGCATCCGCAGCCAGCAATTGCCGAAAAAACTGTACTGA
- the ybiB gene encoding DNA-binding protein YbiB, which translates to MNTEPTSFPAARFIKEIGRGKKGARSLSRDDARDLYAAMLDGRVSDLEMGGLMLAMRIKGESVDEIAGFLDAGEASFEPLAVPAAAFAPIVIPSYNGSRQMPNLTPLLALLLARGGAPVLIHGVINDPGRVTTAEILHELQIAPAGSLAKAAALFAQGLPAFMPVDALAPRMAHLLSLRRVLGVRNSTHTLVKIMQPFAGAALRLVSYTHPEYLTMLSEYFSRAAPVDKGDAFLMRGTEGETVANAKRAQQIEWFHDHQCTTLVQKQAPVDEMPPLPAQSDAATTAAWIRAALEGREPVPAPIAEQVEHCLHVAKLLRQKQDRHHERNSNIEDN; encoded by the coding sequence ATGAATACTGAACCCACCTCCTTCCCCGCCGCCCGCTTCATCAAGGAAATCGGCCGCGGCAAAAAAGGCGCGCGCAGCCTGTCGCGCGACGATGCCCGCGATCTGTACGCCGCCATGCTGGACGGCCGCGTCTCCGACCTCGAAATGGGCGGCCTGATGCTGGCCATGCGCATCAAGGGCGAATCGGTCGATGAAATCGCCGGCTTCCTGGATGCCGGCGAAGCCTCGTTCGAGCCGCTTGCCGTCCCCGCCGCCGCCTTCGCGCCCATCGTGATCCCCAGCTATAACGGCTCGCGCCAGATGCCCAATCTCACGCCGCTGCTGGCCCTGCTGCTGGCCCGCGGCGGCGCGCCGGTGCTGATCCATGGCGTGATCAACGATCCGGGCCGCGTCACCACGGCCGAGATTTTGCATGAACTGCAGATCGCGCCGGCCGGCAGCCTGGCCAAGGCCGCCGCGCTGTTTGCGCAGGGCTTGCCGGCTTTCATGCCGGTCGATGCGCTGGCGCCCCGGATGGCGCATCTGCTGTCGTTGCGGCGCGTGCTGGGCGTGCGCAACTCGACCCATACGCTGGTAAAGATCATGCAGCCCTTCGCCGGCGCGGCGCTGCGGCTGGTGTCCTATACCCATCCGGAATACCTGACCATGCTGAGCGAGTACTTCAGCCGTGCCGCTCCGGTCGATAAGGGAGACGCCTTCCTGATGCGCGGAACCGAAGGCGAAACCGTGGCCAATGCCAAGCGGGCGCAGCAGATCGAATGGTTTCACGACCATCAATGCACTACCCTGGTGCAAAAACAGGCGCCGGTCGATGAAATGCCCCCACTGCCGGCCCAAAGCGATGCAGCCACGACCGCTGCCTGGATCAGGGCGGCGCTGGAGGGCAGGGAGCCCGTGCCTGCCCCCATTGCCGAGCAGGTGGAACACTGCTTGCATGTAGCGAAGCTGTTACGGCAAAAGCAGGATAGGCATCATGAGCGCAACAGCAACATTGAAGACAACTAG
- a CDS encoding NAD(P)/FAD-dependent oxidoreductase, producing the protein MSQHFDVAVIGAGAAGMMCASVAGQRGKRVVLIDHATRLAEKIRISGGGRCNFTNIDAGPQNFLSENPHFCRSALSRYTPQDFLGLMKRHGIAWHEKHKGQLFCDRSAEDIIAMLKAECDAGGVAWRMPTRVQSLRREGEDFIVATEGGELRAGSVVIATGGLSIPKIGATDFAFRIARQFDIPLVEPRPALVPLTFDLAAWQPFVPLAGIALPVDIETGAKKTRMQFQEDLLFTHRGLSGPAVLQISSFWKDAASLSLNLLPEVDVGEELLRDKGAIRKNLVNHLSQWLPSRLAEGLLTANGFDPAARPADMPDKQLRRLGDTLNRWTITPDGSEGYRKAEVTRGGVDTRALSQQSMMVNAVPGLYFVGEAVDVTGWLGGYNFQWAWASGVAAGKAI; encoded by the coding sequence ATGTCCCAGCATTTTGATGTCGCGGTGATCGGCGCCGGCGCGGCCGGCATGATGTGCGCCAGCGTCGCCGGCCAGCGCGGCAAGCGGGTGGTGCTGATCGACCACGCGACCCGCCTGGCCGAAAAAATCCGCATCTCCGGCGGCGGCCGCTGCAATTTCACCAATATCGACGCCGGCCCGCAGAATTTCCTGTCGGAGAATCCGCATTTCTGCCGCAGCGCCCTGTCGCGCTACACGCCGCAGGATTTCCTTGGCCTGATGAAGCGCCACGGCATTGCCTGGCATGAGAAGCACAAGGGCCAGCTGTTCTGCGACCGTTCCGCCGAGGACATCATCGCCATGCTCAAGGCCGAGTGCGACGCCGGCGGCGTGGCATGGCGCATGCCGACCAGGGTGCAGTCGCTGCGCAGGGAAGGCGAGGACTTCATCGTCGCCACCGAGGGCGGCGAGCTGCGCGCCGGGTCTGTGGTGATCGCCACCGGCGGCCTGTCGATTCCGAAGATCGGCGCCACCGACTTTGCATTCCGGATCGCGCGCCAGTTCGACATTCCCCTGGTCGAGCCGCGCCCGGCGCTGGTGCCGCTGACCTTCGACCTGGCGGCCTGGCAGCCTTTCGTGCCGCTGGCCGGCATCGCACTGCCGGTCGATATCGAAACCGGCGCGAAGAAAACCCGCATGCAGTTCCAGGAAGACCTGCTGTTTACCCATCGCGGCCTGTCCGGCCCCGCAGTGCTGCAGATTTCCAGTTTCTGGAAGGATGCGGCAAGCCTGTCGCTGAACCTGCTGCCGGAAGTCGACGTCGGCGAGGAACTGCTGCGCGACAAGGGCGCCATCCGCAAGAACCTGGTGAACCATCTGTCTCAGTGGCTGCCGTCGCGGCTGGCCGAAGGCCTGCTGACGGCGAACGGCTTCGATCCCGCCGCCCGACCGGCCGACATGCCGGACAAGCAGCTGCGCCGGCTGGGCGACACCCTGAACCGCTGGACCATCACGCCCGACGGCTCGGAAGGCTACCGCAAGGCCGAGGTCACCCGCGGCGGCGTCGATACCCGCGCGCTGTCGCAGCAGAGCATGATGGTCAATGCGGTGCCCGGCCTGTATTTCGTCGGCGAGGCGGTCGATGTCACCGGCTGGCTGGGCGGATACAACTTCCAGTGGGCATGGGCCTCCGGCGTCGCCGCCGGAAAAGCAATTTAA